The region TGATCGGCGAAAGCGGCGATTTGAGCCAGGTGGGTGACGCACAGCACCTGATATCGCGACGACAGCTCTTTCAGCTTCTGGCCCACCGTTTCGGCGGCTTTTCCGCCGATTCCGGCGTCGACTTCATCGAAGACCAGCACTTTTTTGCGATGGTCGACCGCCAGGACCGTCCTCAGCGCCAGCATGATTCGAGAAATCTCACCTCCCGAGGCGATTTTCTCCAGCGGCCAGGGTTCTTCTCCCGGATTCGCCGAAATCAGCAGGTCGGGCCCGTCGATTCCGTTCGCGCGTCCCGGAACGACGTCGTTCCATGCGACGGTAAACCGCGCGTGGGGCATGGCGAGCGAATGAAGCTCCGCCTCGACCGCCGATTGAAGCTTCTTCGAGGCGCTTCTTCTCTTTTTGCTGAGCTGAGCGGCCAACTCCGCATACCGGCTGCGAAAAGTAAGAATTTTGCCCTGGATTTCCTCTTTTTTAGTTTCCGCCAGACCTATGCTGTCCATTTCGCGTCTTACCTTCTGTAAGTGCACCACTAGGTCTGGACCGTATTTCCGGTGCAATCGTTCGAGCTCGGCCAATCGCGCCTGGACACGCTCGAGTTCCTGTGGATCTGCGTCTACCTGATTTGCGTAATTCCGAAGGGCGAATGAGATATCGTGAAGCGAGATACGGGCTGCTTCGATTTGTTCCACCATCGGCTGAAGACGCGGATCGTGTTGCGCTGCGTCGCGGACGGCGCGTTGGACCTGAGCCACTGTCGACAATACCGAGTTTTCCGATTCGTACAGTGCTTCATACCCGCGGGTTGCAGCGTCCAATAGCTTTCCGGCGTTCGCCAGAACGGCCAGCCGTTCGCGAACTTGTTC is a window of Terriglobia bacterium DNA encoding:
- the recN gene encoding DNA repair protein RecN, whose product is MAYKRPSMLRFLRVRNFALIDQVELHFSNGFNLLSGETGAGKSMIVDALGLLAGSKASPEMVRTGESRAVVEAIFEAGVQAELDRLGLDAEADEVIIRREISADERNRVYVNNQPSTVSALRELAPLLLDIHGQHEQQTLLDNASQLELIDAFADCSDLASQVRDVFTAIQAAEAELSELTAEHARKVERLDLLAFQHDEIQKTDPKPGETEQVRERLAVLANAGKLLDAATRGYEALYESENSVLSTVAQVQRAVRDAAQHDPRLQPMVEQIEAARISLHDISFALRNYANQVDADPQELERVQARLAELERLHRKYGPDLVVHLQKVRREMDSIGLAETKKEEIQGKILTFRSRYAELAAQLSKKRRSASKKLQSAVEAELHSLAMPHARFTVAWNDVVPGRANGIDGPDLLISANPGEEPWPLEKIASGGEISRIMLALRTVLAVDHRKKVLVFDEVDAGIGGKAAETVGQKLKELSSRYQVLCVTHLAQIAAFADHQYRIEKLVLDGRTVTRVEPLAGEARIEELVRMMSGSKVTDAARQHVKELLKKSV